The genomic stretch TTCAGTTCATGGAGGTAATTATATTAAGTAATGAAGCATCTAACATTATAtctaataaaagtataaaatgTATACTTAGTTATAAGTATTGGCAAAATGAAGTGTTGCTAATAAAAGGATAAAATGTATACTTGTTTTGAGTGATGCAAAATGAAGCCCTAAGTGTTGctaataaaagtataaaatttATACTTGTTATCGATCATCACTCAAAACAAGTGGCAAAATGAAGGCTTCTAACTCCTAATTCACATCTCTGAACTGCAGGACATCGATAAAGAGATTAGTGAACTGAAATTGTCTGTGAATACACGAGGGAGACTAGTTGCTACAGAGTTCCTGAAGCAATTCATCTGATCATTTCCCCATGAGTCGAAATCTCGCATTGTAGCGTATGACAAGTTGTGGCACATTCTTGGAAATGCAGAATTCCGAAGGCTTTAGCAACGTTGAATGGTGGGTTGTTATTACTTGCGTAAATTCAAGAAAAATCTTGATGCGTATCCTAAAGCGCTATACCATTAAATGTTGAGTTTGTGATTGAGATAAAATTCACAGTTCGGTCGTAGCAATATTTTGATATACAGTAGTGGACTTAATGTTAACATTCACTAaacacatttatttttttaatttgtgctATATTTTGGAAGATAATCCAGACGAATGCATTCAGTTATAGTTGGCTTTTGAGCAATATTGTTGAAGTACTATAATCTAAAAGTTTGTCAAACATATTTTTTTCGTTGCATTTAAAAAGATGTTAAGTTTGTCAAACACATTTTTTCCGTTGCAGACAGAAAAAAACGTTGGTGggaattcaattatttttataattttgtaaacATGGGTTAAATAAGGGGTAAAACTTAaaagataattttttaataatttcacaatttctaatagaagataaaaagaaaaaaaaaatcaattcacACATAAGCTTAAGCCCTGGTGAGGCAATTTAGTTCCACCATGCACATGAATCTCTTTAGATGAGAGAATCACTTATTTTatcaactactactactactactaatatgtATCTTTTCATTGTTTTGGTAGCATACTTATAAGTTATTCCGGATTATTATTATAGATATTATTATTAGCATATCTTATCTTAACCAAACTAATTCATATCCTCAACAAATAGTTACATACAAACATGAGCCAACCATCTTCCTTCTTCTTTCCAATatgagagcatctccaatggtcggcgtcaccaccggagcgccgatttttcgcccacgccggtttgacgccgaaccattggaaccggcgtgggcgaaatcggcgtcaaaatcggcgtcgccatgccgattcccgcgctgacgccggttcccacgccgatcctcacgggcgccattgtggctcccggatcggcgccaaaccggcgtcggatttaaatatttttttttttttttcgcaaaacactatatatacgcgcgttgaacctcattttcattcgcaccacttgttttaacgagtactctctctctaccttactttctgtacaagatcaatttaagaaatgagtaatgccggtggtagtggtggggatgcggatgagtacgagcgtatgatgaacgaagagcttgatgcctattcaaaagtgcactgcggcaatcaggcagttggcctacggcaccgcggcagacatgtgggacgaatacctccacatcggtgagacgactgccatcgaatgtatgaagtatttctgccagggcgtgatcgaagtattcggtgatcagtatctccgaaagcctacccccgaagattgccggaatttgctgcggatgcacggggatcagcacgggttcccgggaatgctaggcagcatagattgtatgcattgggaatggaagaactgtcccgctgcctggaaggggttttacacgaccggctacaagggaaaaaatcccacgatgatcctcgaggccgtggctgattaccggttgtggatttggcatgcgtattttgggatagccggttcgaacaacgacctaaacgtcctcaactcgtcgccccttttcaacgagcagtgccagggcgtcggtccggccatcagttttgtcgccaacggcaaccagcatgatatgggctactacttggcggatgggatataccctaggtggcccgtctttgtgaagacgatccggtgcgcatcagatccgaagaaggcctactttgcgacgcggcaggagtcggcgcgaaaggacgtggagcgcgcatttggtgtgcttcaagctcgatgggctgcagttaagggaccaacgcgtttgtggcatgtcgactgcattgctgatataatgtatgcctgtattatcatgcacaacatgatcgtcgaagatgaaggtgtacaactgactgattgggccaccgacgataatgaagcaggtccaagccacggcgtcatcaccgccaacgtacgaggtggggtaccgcacgatgaagaagccctcctccaagcacatgccgacatgcgtcagacggaggctcatattcgactgcaaaatgatttagttgaagagttgtgggcgctgaggactgcaaggcgttagtttttatgcaaatttatgtaattttttaaatgtaatatttttaattattgtacttttttttatattaatgtaataaaaaaattttaatattattattcgaattttccgtatttgtctcgtaatttaaattccgtatgttgatacaagtgtaaattaaattatataattgttattagtgatgtggataggtagtgtgaaggctatttgatggctatttgatgtccagttgatgtggcaagctgatgtggcaggagaattgtagtgctgatgatgtggcagtgtgaaggctatttgacggctatttgacgtccgtcagcattggagatgctctgatAGAGAATCTATAGAGTGTGCACAAGATATAAAATACTGACGTGGAGCAGGCGCTCACAAGAGTCGCCCAAATTTGTTGCTCAGCAGATCAATTCTCTATGAATAAataagtaaaatcaaaatacaaaaaattggGCAAAGCAACAGAACCAAAACCCTTTCAACGGAATCCCTCCCTCACACACACGAACACGCACAAATGTCGCTCTCTCGTCACCTTCTCCGGCGTGGCTCCTCCGATTCCGCCGCCCTCCGTCACTACTCCACCGCATCTGGATCCTCACTCGCCCACCACCACCAGCACGAATTCGACCCTCCAAGCTCCTATATAAACTCCTGGAAGCCGCCGCGAAACCCCAAGGAAGCCAACAGGCAACTGGCATTGCTCCGCCGCGATTACGATCGCAAAATGAAAGAAATCCGCAAGGATTATATCAATGAAATGGAGCTGCAGAGAATCGAGAAATTACGGAAGGACACGGCGAGAAACGAGGCGCTGCGGATCGCCAACGAAGAGAGGAGACTGGCCAAGGATgcgaagaagaaggcagaggcCATCGAGAGACAGGCTGCTGAAGAGGAGTTCCGGCAGATGTTGGTATGTTAAATTCATTCGATTTCTCTAAAATTCGATTTGATTGTTATTCTAAGAATGAGGCATAACAACTGAGACTGTAATATATTGCATAATTTACCAGGCATAGCATACAAGACTACAAAGTATAGCATTTTTCATTTCCGTTGGTATAATTCGCAAAACTAGTTTTATTATTGTTCTCTGAGCTTATACAGATTCTATTAGTTCTAACTTCTATAAGAGAAAATTGTTGTTGCCAAAATAACCAAACATACTCTTCTATGCATATTTCGCGGTGTATTAACTTTTCTGTATGTATTGCGTTTGAAAATGAAGATTTTTCTGGCCATTGTGAGTGGACTTGCGTTTGTTTGTTTGCTTAGTAGCATAATTTCTAGGTATATTGATATGTAGTGTGGTCACTGTGGGGTATGAGTGTagttttttcttaaatttgttTTACGAACTTTTGTCATTTATAAGACTCTTCCCCTTGAACTACATTCATTACAAAAATCAAACTGAACTTGTGCTAACCTTACAGATTGCAAATTTCTGCTCTTTCAATCACCAGAAGGTCATTTTAAGGTTCATTTTGGCATGTAGCTTGTTGTGCAGTGACTAAATAGTCAATGTAGTCTTAATTTGTCACTCCCAAGTGAATTGTTCACGAATAAAACCCTATGTATTGTTAAATTTGTAAATTAATATGTTTAGAATGGTTTGGGAAAAATACTTTTATTCTACTTTACCAAATAATATGAGTTGAAATGACTGTGTAATCCCTAAAAATAAGCTACAATGttcaaaatactccctccatcccctaaGAAGAGTCCTATTTGgtttcggcacgggttttaagaaatgtgaaaaaaagTAGATTGAATAAGTTAGTTGATATGAGTTCCACatatatatattggttttatgataaaatgtgagtgaaataagttggtggaatgtgatacttactatttatggtaaaaatgtaATAGGATTCTTAGTgggggacggactaaaatggcaaaataggagtcttaatgggggacggagggagtacctctTAATGAAAAAAACTCTTTAAGATGGTCATCTGATTAGGAAAGTCGCCTGAAAACAAGTAGTATGAGGTTAAACATGTAAAATTTGCAAAAGTTTGCCTCTTTCAACCGAAAAAATGAGGTTTCTAAGTTCAAACTCCAAAGACAGGCATTATTCTGGTAGCTTCTTGAATGGTATGTGCTGTGCTGCAATTATTTGTAGTCTCAACCATTGCCTAAActactttttatcattttttatattcacTGCTCAAAGTTCAATATAAGGTAGTACATTGATCAGACTTTGGAGTTCCAAATTTTATGATATGAAAAGTTAGAAAAGGTCATAACTTGATCATGATTTTTCCCAATTGTGAAATATATTCATCAGCCCAGTAACTGTTTCCTTCTACTAGGAATGTGCAAAGTTGACATTGAATAtgtgaaaaacaaaaaataccAGCATTGTAATTATTCTGAAGATGAAACCTAGTTGCATATGCTTTAATTTTTTTGATGTGATGCAGATGAAAGAAAGAGCAGAGAAGCTTGAATACTGGAGAATGAGAGAGAATAAGATTGAGGAgcaaaagaaagagaagaaagagCTTTTGCGTAGGCAAAGTTCAAAGTGGATTGACGAACACAATCTAGTGAAGACAGCAGTGAATGCAGTGTTTGACAATGTTCCACTCCCATATCCCAAGTAGTGTGTGTAGACAGCTTCATCCTTAGCTCTTTTCGACTTTGGATCTGATCGTAAGGCCTGCCCAACTACTAGTTACTTGTTCAAGTTAAATGCTGTCACGGTACTAGGGCAGCTGGGggagtttttatattttcatccTGGATTTAATCCTTTAATCATACGAAAGCGTAATTGCTCTCTGTATTTTTGCAGCATTGATGCATCATTTTTAGATGTGTGGTGTGGAAAAGACTTGTCTGAGTTTTATAATTTAGCCTTGCCCAGAATGGGTGAATCAAACGGTTATAATAATCAAGTGCCGATGGTTATAACCGGTTCTTAATCATCCAATTTTTCATTCTTACTATAACATTTTCAAAGTAAAAAAGTTGTCAGTCGACTTTATCATAGTATGATTAATAATGTTATTATATGtctatattcattttcagtttaaGAAAATGAGGTTCGCCGTTTAATATGTCTAACTTGGCTGGTACAAGGAGACTTTATATGAAACCATATCGACCTTTTCATTTCCGGTGAACTAATTTCAAAAGTTTGAAAAATCCATGTAAAAACACTATATGCCAAAAGATTAGAAATTCAGTTGACTGTAATTAGTTGGAGTAAAATCTACTACTAGTTGATAAATACGGTACAACCACCAAACGCTATTTTTACAGTCAGAAACTTCATCAAGTTACATCAAGCTATCATTTACAATGCATTTTAATTCTGGAATAGACAAAAATGAAGAGATAAGTTGCCTTCGTCAGTCAACAGCTTAGTGCTAACCCATTCCAAACACAACTTTCAGTTCTACCAAGCTGCAGTGCCTTCTTCTATTGAGCCTTTGGTTTCTGAATCTTCACATATGCGAAAATTCCCAAGAAATAGTTGACCTTCGGATCCCATCCCCGTTGCTGAGCACGACAGTACATCAAGAATGCATTGGCAAAGTATGAGTTGAACCCCATGCATATATGCCACATTGCATGGCCCTGGGGATTGAAGTACCAACGAGAAATGTCCTTGCAAAACAGACGGTCAACTAGCCAGCAGAGACTCCCAACTAGAAGGGTGGCAACATACAACTTTGCAAGTCGCTTGGCTGACCTGTCTTCTGTGAGGATATAATACTTGTACATCCTCGGAACACAAAGAAGACAAAGCAGCACATAGTGCACTTTGAAGCCAATGTGAAAACGAACGAGAGAATGAGCAACGGCAAATAGTGCTCCATAGAGGAACAAAAAAGTGGGCATTGTACTCCGATAGTGCCAATCGGGTGAATAGAGGATGTAAATATAAAGGAGCATTTCCCACACCATAGGTGTTTCGTCACCTTGCTGTTGCCTGGAAAAAAGAGTTTCAAATGTTTGTCAAGATAAAGATTGCAGGGTAGCACTTTTCACTAGATATCCTATGATTGGATTGAAATTGAAGGCACATTCATGATAGCAGATCATACAAAGAAATCATGAATCTagacaaattttaatttaaaaaaaaaactcatcaATCACATTACTTTTTCTGTGTTACTACATGATCACAGAACAAGAACCAAGAAGACCAATAATACAGCATTACTAGCATTTCCTTTGTTGCCTCACTAATGCTATTAGCTATGCAAACTTCAATCAATTTATGCAGCATACACAAATAGTTGTGATCAATACACTACTAATACATATGTACAGAAAAATTGATTCCCAGGCCACTTGTTCATCAGATAGTTCTAATACACCTAATTTAACCAATGTTGATGAATGATTTTTTATGATATCCATGAAGGTGAAGAGGTTGCTTTAAGGATCTAGGGAgtaaaaagaacaaaaacagGTGAAGCAACTGAATTCGTCTCCATCAACTAAGTTTATCAGCAGATGCCAATCAAATTATGCGGCGATACTCCATTCAACATTTCCCAACTAATATAATTATGATTGCACAACTAATCTATAATTTTATAGATATTAAATTCCACCTATACATATAATCAACCTTTCACCAAACAGCACTCTCATATCCCAATGTGAGAAATCTCCCCAAAACATCTAGTCATCATATTTCCTTATACTTCCATATAATACTAGTCTCTTTGCTACAACCATTTTTATTCACGCAACTGAAAGTACACCAGAGTAGAAACACAAAATCTGATTTTAGTTGTCTGGACAGGCAGGTATATATGCCCCAAAAGTTTAGTAGCACAATAACTTATGCCAGTCTTATTGAAGGATTTATCATCCATACATTAAGATCCATCATAAGAAGAACATTAAGCTGCTTGTTATATTTCTAAGTTGCTGTCTGCTATGGTTTACCTAAACATGACTACATGAGCTGTTAAGTGTTAACCAATCAACTGTCCAGCAAAGCCACCAGAACAAGCGAACGAACCGAAAGCTTGACCTTTTTTCAGTAAAAAAATAGTAACTCAATTTGTAGATAGAGATTCTAGAGATTTGTGAGAGCGGGCTACCTTGTTTGTACAGTAAAACGGTAACAGGCAAGCTACGGAGGGGGTTCTATATGCCTAACAGAAATAGATAATGACATTAACATTGAGCTATTACTTCGATGaatgactaataataaaattaagacTGGAATACCAGTATTGGTTTTTTTTCACTCCTTATGTCAAATTAGTTAAAGAAAAAGTAGTATCTACAGAAAATAGGGGGTCACACTGGTAACTCCATACTTAGAACAGCATTTTTCTAGAAGCACATAGCATATTATGTGCTAGTATCTTGTGGCATTTGTAAGGATTTATATTACACCAAagtcattattattttaatttgactAGGTATAAATAATTGCTTAGGTGCTTACTATAGCCCCCAACGGTCCTAATAGCATTGGTTCACAAGTACTATTTACAGGACTTTTCTCATCTGACCCTGCCTTCATATTTCATGTCTTGTTTACACCACCCAAATAAAATAGTATATGCACACTACAAGACACACTAATATTATGCACATTACAAAATGGAACTTGATCAGAAGAAAGAAGGGAGAGATAAGAACTTACAGTCGCTGTAATGTGGCGTGATATAGCATACTGCCAATAGAAAGTATCATATTTGATATATGAAGTACACAGAACCTCTTCTCAAAATGCTGTCTCAATGAATTCACAAGACCAATGAGTGCTAAAAGGATGCCTGGAGCAATAGAGATGGTATTGAAAAACTCTGCAATATAAGATGAGTAGACGTAATTTGGCTCACACCACTCATGTGTGGATGTGACAGGGCCCCAAAAACTTGACACATCATCTGTCATATCTCAATATATAGGCCCAGATGGGATTATCCTTTCTGAAGAACGCCTCAGGACTTGAATAATTTCAACAAATCCTACTGAAAAAATGCAAGTAGAAGCCGTGTAAGTAGACAAGCAATAGTATTTATCGAGCATGACCTTTCTTTTTCTTGCTCTTCAAACTAATCAAAAGATGCAACCATTTAGGAGGCTGAAAAGGATCAATACAAATCAATCAACAAGATATTCATAGTGAAGGTGAATGGCTCTGTTAAGTACAAGGTAGTTGGCATTCTTTCGACTGGATATGCATTATAGACTTGATAAAACACGGAGATGAATACTTCTCTATTCAACATCAAGTTTCAAATGTAGATGATCCacaaatatttttgttaataaCACAATATTTTCAAAGTGATCCAACAGCAGAGATTGCTCACTTGCTCAATGGATTGGCCTAGAGCCATAGACAATAATATAATAGCAGTACATATATTTTAGTGTAGAATTTCATACACAGTTAGGCATACGGGAGTAAAAAAAACCTCAGACAAATAGCAAATAGAGCCTCTGACCAACAATAAATATTCACACGCTTTACAAATTACAAGACACTGAAACACTAATATATCAGTTAGTTATGAGCAAAAAGCTTACGCTGCGCCAGAGCGGAACTTTACTCAGAGAAACTGGTTGGCCAAAAAGATTTGGATTTTTCCATCTCTGGGTATTATTCTGGCACAAGCCACAAAGTAGACGATTTACCATAGAGTGGTAGAACCTTACAAATTGTACTCCTATAACAATTTTTTATACACTCCCATCACAGACGCGTGACAAAATTGGGTCTTTGAGCAGGCAGAGGAAGCTTTAGGATTCAACTAGGTTATTTCTCTCTTCTCCTATATCATTGATGAGTCTCAGTAAATTTATAGTTATCTCCAGAATAGTTTAGTTAGTTGCCATGTCGAGTAGGATGCTTCATGGATTGAGGGCTACTTCATTATAAATAAGAGGCTAGCCATTGGATAAAACTCAACAAACTGACTTCGGAATTATGGTAGGCTGGTAGACACTAGACAGGGAAGAGCATCTCCTGAGTTTGTTGTTCTTTCTAACCATTATTTCAATTCTTGAAGATTGTTACCCAGTATCAATCAAAATTCagtatttaattttcaattttgaacaTTTTCCTCCGTTTGGTCCGAAATATAATCCTTCACATCTGCTTGGGGTATCAAGACAAAGCATTTAATTAAGCATCCTGCTATACTGCGGTATAGCATGTCCAGTTAACACGGAACTACTTTCTAGAAACTGGTACACGCAACACAGCAACAATAACATTGGACGAACAATATATTCACAAGAACTACCGATTTCCTTGACCACAAGAAATCAAGAAAATCTAAACATTCTTCAACTTTTAAGAGGGCCACGTttacaaaatatttcatttttctggATAATTGAATGGTTAGAACTCAAGTACACgttcacacacatacacacacacccGATTCAGTATTTTATATCAAAAAAATTAGTTACAATACAATATGTATTTTCTCCAAATCACTAGGGAAAATTAAGCAAAAACAACAAAGGGCCATAAAACAGATGGAGGAAAGGCATAGAAGTTAAGAACTCAATGATTCTGCAGACAGAATCCCAATTACTATTTTTATAtcacaaaaaagaaaagaaaaaagaaaccGACAGTTTCGCACAACAAAATGCAGTTCCAGGATAACAAATTGTGCGTAGAAGACATAACACAAACAGGATTTACCTTTGCACACAGATCTGAACGGCGTCGTCAGCACACACACTGGAAAACTTGAAATTCGGCTGGATGGATGCAATTGCACTGCTTTAAACGTAG from Salvia splendens isolate huo1 chromosome 4, SspV2, whole genome shotgun sequence encodes the following:
- the LOC121797859 gene encoding stress response protein NST1-like, with protein sequence MSLSRHLLRRGSSDSAALRHYSTASGSSLAHHHQHEFDPPSSYINSWKPPRNPKEANRQLALLRRDYDRKMKEIRKDYINEMELQRIEKLRKDTARNEALRIANEERRLAKDAKKKAEAIERQAAEEEFRQMLMKERAEKLEYWRMRENKIEEQKKEKKELLRRQSSKWIDEHNLVKTAVNAVFDNVPLPYPK
- the LOC121800486 gene encoding alkaline ceramidase-like; the encoded protein is MTDDVSSFWGPVTSTHEWCEPNYVYSSYIAEFFNTISIAPGILLALIGLVNSLRQHFEKRFCVLHISNMILSIGSMLYHATLQRLQQQGDETPMVWEMLLYIYILYSPDWHYRSTMPTFLFLYGALFAVAHSLVRFHIGFKVHYVLLCLLCVPRMYKYYILTEDRSAKRLAKLYVATLLVGSLCWLVDRLFCKDISRWYFNPQGHAMWHICMGFNSYFANAFLMYCRAQQRGWDPKVNYFLGIFAYVKIQKPKAQ